The following are from one region of the Nicotiana tomentosiformis chromosome 7, ASM39032v3, whole genome shotgun sequence genome:
- the LOC104117446 gene encoding probable glutathione S-transferase translates to MAEVKLLGFWYSPFSHRVEWALKIKGVKYEYIDEDRNNKSSLLLQSNPVYKKVPILIHNGKPIVESMVILEYIDETFEGPSILPKDPYDRALARFWAKFLDDKVTAVPNIFLRKGEEQEKAKEEVCEMFKVLDNELKDKKFFVGDKFGFADIAANLVAFWLGVFEEASGVVLVTNEKFPNFCKWRGEYINCSQIKESLPPRDELLAFYRVRS, encoded by the exons ATGGCAGAAGTGAAGTTGCTAGGCTTTTGGTATAGCCCATTTAGTCACAGAGTTGAGTGGGCTCTAAAGATAAAGGGCGTGAAATATGAATATATAGACGAAGATCGAAATAACAAGAGCTCTCTACTTCTTCAATCCAATCCTGTTTACAAAAAAGTCCCTATTCTCATTCACAATGGAAAACCCATTGTTGAGTCTATGGTCATTCTTGAATACATTGATGAGACTTTTGAAGGCCCTTCCATTTTGCCTAAAGACCCTTATGATCGAGCTTTAGCTCGTTTCTGGGCTAAGTTCCTTGACGATAAG GTGACTGCAGTACCGAATATTTTCCTTCGCAAAGGGGAGGAGCAAGAGAAAGCTAAAGAGGAAGTTTGTGAAATGTTTAAAGTTCTTGACAATGAGCTCAAGGATAAGAAGTTCTTTGTGGGTGACAAATTTGGGTTTGCTGATATTGCTGCAAATTTGGTGGCATTTTGGCTAGGAGTTTTTGAAGAAGCCTCTGGAGTTGTTTTAGTGACAAAtgaaaaatttccaaatttttgtaAGTGGAGAGGTGAGTACATTAACTGTAGCCAAATCAAGGAATCTCTACCTCCTAGAGACGAGTTGCTTGCTTTTTACCGAGTTCGTTCTTAA